Below is a genomic region from Flavobacterium ginsengisoli.
GTTTACACAATAATACAAGACATTATCAAGAAGCTCTACAAAGATTGGCGACACACGTTGCGGAGTTACTTGCGAAGATTTCTCGTTCCTCGAAATGACAAACTGTATGGAATTACTTTATGTCTGATCTTTAGAAAACTTTGTCAAAGTTTGAAACTTTGACAAAGTTGTTCATAGACGAATACATTATTCAACGCTTTGAATCGTATAATGTGTCTTATTAATCTCAAATTGAAATCCAGCTTTATTACCCATTAAATGATTTCCCAAAGGAGATTGTGGAGAAAGTGCAATGACATTGATTCCGTCAATTGTAATTTTAGGAAGTGCAACACTTACATAGAGATAGATTCCGTTTGCTTTTACCAAACTTCCTAAAACAATATTTTCTGTCGTTTTTAGCGGATCTATCTTGTCTAAAATTGCTTTTTGCTCTAAAGCTTCTTTTAATTTATTTGTCAATTTTTCTTGCTCGATATGCATCATTGACAAAGCCGTTTCATGCTTATCGCCTGCAGAACCTTTGGCATCATTTTTTGAATCTTCTGTCAAACCCGAAATCATGTCTTTAAAAACATCAATTCGATCTTGAACCATTTGAGTGTAGTGAGAATATATTTTTTCTTTGAAAGTCATTTTTTTTAAAGGTACTGAGGTTTTAAGGGACAAAGGTGCAAAGGTTTTTTTTCTTGGTCTAAATTTTATTCGAAAAAAGCTTTTGGGTATACTACTTCTCCGCTTACCCCTTTTAAACCATCTTCTGCTAACGCAATAACCATACAGTTTTCAGTGGGAACATCAAACGGCATTTTGATATTGTATTTTTCACAAAGCTCATATCCAAATTTTGGATAATAATCTTGATGCCCTAATAAAATAACCGATTTATAACCTAAGCTTTTTGCAATTTCATGTCCATGCAAAATGAGTTTAGAGCCTACTCCTTTTCCTTGAAATTCAGGCAAAACCGAAACTGGAGCAAGTGCTAGTGAAGGAAAAGTTTGAGATTCATTTTTTATCTCCAGTTTGGTAAATAAAATATGACCTATAATATGATTATCAATTTCGGCAACAATAGACAGTTCTGGAATAAAAGCATCCGATTTTCTTAATCTTTCTACCAAAAACTGTTCTTTATGATCGCTGTATTCTTCCTTTTCGAAAGCTTTTTCAATCAAATGAAAAACACTTTCAAAATCGTTTTTATTTTCTTGACGTAATTTAATTTCCATTTTATAAAATTAAAAAAAACAGCCACGAATTCACGAATCTACTCCAAAAAATTCATGAGTTCATGGCTGAAAAAAAAAGGCACATTCATTTAAAATGTTTTTGTGCCTAAGTATCTTTATGGCAAAGATCTCTTAAAAATCAAATTTATAATTTGCGCCTCCTAAAACCTGGAATCCTTGTACAGGATAATTCAACCATTTTTCGTAAGCTTGATTTCCGATATTATTTAATTTCAAGAAAAACGTTAATCTTTCGTTGAATTTATAACCTACATGCGCATTCGCATCAAAATAGCTTTTTAAAGTAATTGGCGTAGCATCGATTCCTAAAGAAGTATTTGTCTGCATATCTTTTCTTTCTCCAACATAAAATACATTCAATCCTGCATACCACTGCTTAGTAATATTAACGTCTAAAGTCGAACTTAATTTCATTGTTGGCAAATTCCACGCTTCAACCGCATTATCTGTGTTATAACTATTAAAAGTTCCATTGATTCCGAAAGTTACATTTTGAGAGAAATCGGCTTTTAGTTCTGCATACAAACGGAACGTTCTAATATCTTCATAAACTACTCCAAATGAGTTCCCGAAAGCATAATCTTCGTTTGTAACAACTTCTGTGTAATCATTCGCTTTAAACAATGCTTTATTTTTCTCATTCAAATAAGAACCTGTCAAGTTATAATTTACATTGTTAGCCAATTTTCCTTTCAAACCAGCAAAAACATTGTATTGCGTGCTTGATGGACGCATGTTTAAAGTTGGAGATAAAAACGGATTATCTGTCACAAAATCTGCATAAGAGTTTTGGTTTAAAGCTCCATTTACTCCAGTATAGAAAATCATTAAATCGCCAACCAATTTATAAGACGCATTCACTTTTGGATAGAAATAAAATTTATTACCGCTGTTTTCAGAATCCGCGCTGTAATAAATTCCAGCTCCTAATTCTAGAGTCCACTCGTTTTCATTGACCACAAAACTTGGCTCGACTCCAACGTTTGTAAAGCTATATTTTAAAGCTTCTGTATTGTCTTGTAAATAATTATTCTTGAAAGAACCGCTTACGTGATCTACAATAACGTTTGTTTTAATTGCCTGATCCATTACATCAACTGTAAAAGTTGGCTTTACATAAAATCTATTTTCTGATGAAGAATAACTGTCTGAAAAGTGTGTAAATCTTGCTGAAAGCTTACTAAAAATACTTTCTGTAAATTCTGCATTTCCACCAAGTGAAATTGTGTTGTACGAATGATCTGGATTAATGCTGTTTACCAAATCGTAACGCTGATCTGGAATTGTCGAACCAAAATCTGACGGAAGTCCGTACCAATTATAAATCTGGTTTTGGTAACCTAAATCAATGTTCCAGTTATTATCTCTGTTATTTTGACCGTAACCAATATTTATTGCTGTATCATAAAATTCATCATTCAATTCTACATCTTTGATTCCACCTTGAGAAGAGTGATGGCGAAACATTCCCGCCACATAATCATTGTTTCCTAAATCTTGATTTACAAATAACTCAGCGTTTAAAGTGCTATAATTACCAACACCTACAGTCGCATAATTATTAAACAATCTTTCTTTTTTTGCTTTTTCTACGCCCTCCGCTTTTCCTTTAGAAGGTGTAAAAGTCGATGCCACAGGAACAGACAAAATACTGTATTTAATAACTTCTTTTGGCTGATTACCGCTATCGTCAAGCGAAGGCGTTTCTTTCACTTTAAAAGCATCTGAAATAGTCGGCGAATAAGGTTTTACTACGTTTACAGTTTCAGTCCCGATCGTTTCATTTTTCTTTTGCGCAATCGAAAACTGAGCTGACAAATAATACTAACAAAATGATTATTTTATGTCGGCAGTTTAATTTCATATTTATATTATTGTGTAAAATGTTGTTTGCAAAATGTAAAATGTGTTTTCAACCAATATTCTCTTTTCACATTTACATCTTTCTTTTCACATTTCACTTTTTACATTATCTAATTTTCTAATTATCTCAATTATCTAATTTCTAAGCTTCCCATTCTCCTTTGGCCACAAACTGAGCTTTTCCTCCTATTCTAATATCGAACTGTTCCCCGTTTAGTTTTCCATTAAAATAGATCTCAGACGGACGCCCGATGTAATCTCCTTGATGATTTGTCAATTCAAATTCAGGTTTATGATATTTTAATAAAAAAGCCTGTAAACAGGTACTTGCGCTTCCTGTTGCAGCATCTTCTACCAATTGATTATGCTCAATACACAACATTCTGCTGAACAATTTTTCTCCTTCTAAATAATAAAAGTATAAACCTCTGTGGTCTGTTTTACAGTGCTGTTTCATCCATTCATCAGCTTTGTCTTTATCCAAAACCAAATTTTCCAAAGCTCTTTTACTGCTTAATCCAACCATTACAAAAGCACTTCCTGTTGTGACTTCCTGAATTGGAAACTGATTTTCGAAATCACTTACTTTCAAGTTGCTGAAAAAAGTAAAATCTATTTTTGAAAAAGTATCCCAAAACTTTGGCTGAGCCGCTTTTAACCAAATCAAATCGTCTGATTTATTGATTGAAATTGGTCCAATTGGCACTTCTAATTTTATTTCATTAGGAGCATTTTCAAAGATTTTGTTCATCAAAACCCAAGAAGTTCCAATAATCGGATGTCCCGCAAACTGCATTTCGTGCGCTGGCGTAAAAATTCTAATTTCTGCTTTATTATTGGCTTTATCCAGTTTGGTGACAAATGTGCTTTCTGCAAAATTAATCTCGCGTGCCATCTGCTGCATTTGTGCTGTACTTAGATTTTCTGCATCCATAAAAACCGCCAGCTGATTTCCAGCATATTTTTTATTGGCAAAAACATCAACTATATAAAAAGGTAAACTCATTGTTTTTTCTTGTAAAATGTAATTTGTGAGATGTAAAATGTTTTTCGTTATTTTCTATTTCACAGAAAACATTTCACTTTTCACTACTTAAACTATCTATTAATCGACGAATTTGTTTTTGATTCTTCCGATTTAATTCGTCGCTAATTCTTTTTTCGCTTCTTCGACAACATCTGGATAATCTGTAAAGTTGTTAATTACGTTATCCAAAATATAAGTTGCTTGATAGCTGTCTTTCAATCCGTAGAAGTTTTTCGCCATTAACACCAAACCTTTCGCTCCATAATATTTATAAGCAGAATAGCTTTTTGCCAGTTTTTGAACTGCCGTATTCGAAGCTTCATATTTTCCTTCTTTTGTTTTGAAATACGCATCATAATACAAAGCTTCTGCCGCTAATTCTCCTTTTGAAGTAGCTGAAAGTTTTGCATAAGCCGCTTTTGCTTTATCTTCATTTCCTGTTTGCATTGCTGCACGTGCTACAATAATTTGCGCATCTGCTTTTACGCCTGCATCCGATTTAGGATTTTCTAATACTTTTTCAGCAAACAACTACAGAACGGTCATAATCTTTTTTGTCGTAATAACATTTCATTAAGTTAGCTTGTGCAAAAGTTTTATTCTGAGGATAATCGGCTTCACTTTCTAATCTTGTTAGAACCGGAATTGCTTTATCACAATCTTTTGTTTTCAAATAAATCTGAGCCAATCTGTTTAAAGCTTGCTCTGTAAACTCGTTTCTAGGCTGATCAATTACAAACTGATAATTTGCAATAGACTTAGTTTCAGAACCTTCTGCATAAGTAAGCTGAGCCAGATAGAAATTTGCTTCAAGCGCATGCATTCCGTTCGGGAATTTAGAAACGTAACCCGCGAAACCAGTAATTGCTTGTTTCGAATTATTTTGACTGTATTGTTTAAAAGCTGCATCGTAAGTATCATTATCCAATTCTGCATCTGTAACGGCAACGAAATCTAATGTACGAACCCAAGTTGCATATTCGTCTACTTTTCCAGAGTCTACATAAATTAATCGTGCTGTAGCTACTGCTTCTAAAGCTTCTGGAGTTTTCGGGAATTCGGCGACAACTTTTTTAAATTTTGTTAAAGCCTGTTGATCACGATCTGAATTATAATAAATCAAACCTTGTTTCAAAATTGCTTTTGAAGTAAAAGATCCGTTATTAAATTCAGAAATCAATTGATCATAAGTTTTAATTGCTTGATCGTTTTTCTTTTCAGCAACATAAGTATTTCCTAATTCAAACAAAGCATCGTCACGGTAAGATGACTTTTTGTACATCTGAAGGAAATTATTTAACTCATCGACTTTCTTATCATTTTTAGACATAAATCCGTAAGAAAGTGCTTTTTGGAATTGAGCATAATCTGCGTCTACACCTTTTGCGGCCAATTGCTTTTGCGTAAGCTTCGTTTGCTGCGCTATATTTTGAAGTTACAAAACGGCAATCTCCCAAACGTAAATAAGAATCGTTTAAACGAACTTTGTCTGAAGGCGAATTATCAATCTGAGCCTGAAAAGAATTTGTCTGCCTGATCATAATCTTTCAGTTTAAAGTACGTGTAACCAATATTATAATTAATGTTCTTATATTCGTCTGTAGATTTTGCGGCAAGCCATTCCAGCAAACTGTTTATACGTTAGAAGAGCATTTTGCATATCATCATTTAGATATTCTGTTTCTGCTTTCCAGAAAGTGGCACGCGCTGTAAACTCAGGAGTTTTTTGTTCACTGATAGCACTTTTGAACATTTTACCCGCTTCTTGGTAATTATTTTCGTTGTACAATTCTAATCCGCGGTAAAAAGCACTTTTTGGTATGTCGCTTTATTTTCTGCACTTCTATTTTTTTCTAATAAAACTAAAGCCTCTTTATAGTTTTTAGAAGAAATATAAGAATCAACCAATAGTTTTTCTACTTCTGAACGACTTGAATTGTTTGGATATTTTTTAAGGAAATCTAATAAAATACCAGGAACAGCCTGATAAGCGTTTCCGATATCATAACTCAATTTAGCATAATTTAAAGCCGCATCTTCTTGAATTTGAGTATTAAAATCCATTTCAGAAGCATTTTTAAAGGCGTTTAAAGCTTCTTGCTTTTTACCTGTATTTAAATAGCTTAAACCTAAATGATAATAGGCATTCTGAGCCACAAAATCTTTTCCTTCAATAATTTTATTGAACTGAGAAATCGCTTTCTCATACTCTTTTTGCTCATAATACGCATAACCTAATTGGTAGAAATCGGTATTGTTCCATTTTCCTTTTTTACCCGCATATTGTTCTAAATACGGAATTGCTTTTCCGTATTGTTTTAAGTTGAAATAACTTTCTCCGATGATTTTATTCAGTTCCGATTTTTCAATATCGTTCGATTTGTTCATGGCTACCAATCCTAAATCAATCGCTTTTTGGAAATTTCCTAACTTGAAATTCATATCAGCCTGATAATAAGAAAGCTTTTCTTTGTATTTTTCTTCACCCGAAACCTCATCAAAATACTTCGTTGCTTCTTTGTAATCGTCACCTTCATAAGCCATAAATCCTAAATAATATTTGGCTTGAGAACCATATTCTTTAGAGTTTACTACTTTATTAAAATAGTTAGTTGCTTCTTTTTTCTTTTTAGCATTAAAATAGCTATAGCCTTTCATGAAGTTAAACTTATCCGATTCTGTTTTACTCATATAGCTTTCGTCAACTTTATCAAACCACTGCAAAGCTTTTGGATAATTTCCTTGTTCGAAGAAATATTGTGCGACCTCAATATAAGCCTGATTCTGTTTGGTACTAGTCGGATAATCATTTACAAATTGCTCTACCAAAGCATCGGCATTTGCTTTATTGGTTCTAATGGCAGAATTAGCAATATAGAAAGCACAGTCAGACTGTACTTCTTCATTTGTTGTATTGTTTTTTACTTTTTCAAAAATCAATTGTGCCGAAGCATATTGTTTGTCGTTATATAAAGCCAGTGCTTTGTCAAAATCCTTTAATTCGTACGTATAAATAGCCGATTTTTGTGCCGAAGCTATAGACGAGGCAAGGAAAATTTGGAATAAAAAGAACCTGGAAAGTTTACGCATTTTAGTAATATTTAGTATTCAAATGTATCATTTTATACGGGTTATAACGAAACGTTTTGAGGTTTTATTATGAACAAATTACGAAACTGCTCGCTATTTTACGCTTTAAAAAACTTCAAATTATTGGTTCTCAAACTTTCTAAAACAAATAATAAAAACCTACTAAACACCATTGGATATTTTAAGCGTAAGAAAACTTTCCTGCTATTTATCAAATGAACTTATATTGATTATACAGTTTGGTTTTTAAACTTTTTCCTAAGAAATGATTCAAAATTATTTTGAATACAAGCGTTATCTTATTACTTTTACCATTCAAACCAATTTTATTATGTCACAAACCGTACTATCTCTTAAAGAAGTCACTATATATCAAGAAGGAAGAAAAATTATATCTCACATTAACTTAGATGTTAATCATGGTGAGTTCATCTACATTATCGGGAAAACCGGTTCTGGAAAAAGTAGTTTTCTTAAAACTTTATATGCTGATCTACCGTTAATTGAAGGCGAAGGGCATATTGTTGAATTTGATTTGGCAACTTTAAAAGAAAACGACATTCCTTATTTAAGACGTAAAATTGGTATTGTATTCCAAGACTTCAAACTGCTTCCAGACCGTTCTATTAAAGACAACATGCTTTTTGTTTTGAGAGCTACAGGATGGACTGAAAAAGAAGCTATGCAACACAAAATTGATGAAGTTTTGGACAAAGTAGGAATGAAAGATTTTATGAACAAAATGCCTCATCAACTTTCTGGAGGAGAACAGCAGCGTGTTGCAATTGCAAGAGCGCTTCTTAATGATCCAGAATTTATTTTAGCCGATGAGCCAACAGGAAATCTTGATCCTCAAACTAGTTCTGAAGTTTTAGAAGTTTTAAAAGCGATCAATGCCGCAGGTAAAACTGTGATTATGGCGACTCATGATTATGCTTTATTGATGAAATTTCCATCTAAAACCTTAAAATGCGAAGATGAAAGAATCTTCGAAGTGGTGCAAAAGAAGCGTATAATCTAAACTCTACTTTTTCAAAAATCAGGATATCCTGAAAATCGTGCAAACCTTTCTGTGATTGGCCTGC
It encodes:
- a CDS encoding TonB-dependent receptor, whose product is MSAQFSIAQKKNETIGTETVNVVKPYSPTISDAFKVKETPSLDDSGNQPKEVIKYSILSVPVASTFTPSKGKAEGVEKAKKERLFNNYATVGVGNYSTLNAELFVNQDLGNNDYVAGMFRHHSSQGGIKDVELNDEFYDTAINIGYGQNNRDNNWNIDLGYQNQIYNWYGLPSDFGSTIPDQRYDLVNSINPDHSYNTISLGGNAEFTESIFSKLSARFTHFSDSYSSSENRFYVKPTFTVDVMDQAIKTNVIVDHVSGSFKNNYLQDNTEALKYSFTNVGVEPSFVVNENEWTLELGAGIYYSADSENSGNKFYFYPKVNASYKLVGDLMIFYTGVNGALNQNSYADFVTDNPFLSPTLNMRPSSTQYNVFAGLKGKLANNVNYNLTGSYLNEKNKALFKANDYTEVVTNEDYAFGNSFGVVYEDIRTFRLYAELKADFSQNVTFGINGTFNSYNTDNAVEAWNLPTMKLSSTLDVNITKQWYAGLNVFYVGERKDMQTNTSLGIDATPITLKSYFDANAHVGYKFNERLTFFLKLNNIGNQAYEKWLNYPVQGFQVLGGANYKFDF
- a CDS encoding GNAT family N-acetyltransferase; protein product: MEIKLRQENKNDFESVFHLIEKAFEKEEYSDHKEQFLVERLRKSDAFIPELSIVAEIDNHIIGHILFTKLEIKNESQTFPSLALAPVSVLPEFQGKGVGSKLILHGHEIAKSLGYKSVILLGHQDYYPKFGYELCEKYNIKMPFDVPTENCMVIALAEDGLKGVSGEVVYPKAFFE
- a CDS encoding cell division ATP-binding protein FtsE, with translation MSQTVLSLKEVTIYQEGRKIISHINLDVNHGEFIYIIGKTGSGKSSFLKTLYADLPLIEGEGHIVEFDLATLKENDIPYLRRKIGIVFQDFKLLPDRSIKDNMLFVLRATGWTEKEAMQHKIDEVLDKVGMKDFMNKMPHQLSGGEQQRVAIARALLNDPEFILADEPTGNLDPQTSSEVLEVLKAINAAGKTVIMATHDYALLMKFPSKTLKCEDERIFEVVQKKRII
- a CDS encoding PhzF family phenazine biosynthesis protein, with translation MSLPFYIVDVFANKKYAGNQLAVFMDAENLSTAQMQQMAREINFAESTFVTKLDKANNKAEIRIFTPAHEMQFAGHPIIGTSWVLMNKIFENAPNEIKLEVPIGPISINKSDDLIWLKAAQPKFWDTFSKIDFTFFSNLKVSDFENQFPIQEVTTGSAFVMVGLSSKRALENLVLDKDKADEWMKQHCKTDHRGLYFYYLEGEKLFSRMLCIEHNQLVEDAATGSASTCLQAFLLKYHKPEFELTNHQGDYIGRPSEIYFNGKLNGEQFDIRIGGKAQFVAKGEWEA